The Bacillota bacterium nucleotide sequence ATCCCGCGAAAATCGTTGACACCCGTAAGACAACGCCGGGTCTGCGGCTACTGGAAAAGTACGCGGTTACGGTGGGGGGAGGAACCAATCACCGTTTTGGCCTGTACGATGCCGTCTTGATTAAAGATAACCACATTAAGATGGCGGGTGGTATAGCGGAAGCGATCGCCGCGGCCAGAAAAAACATACCGTTTACCATGCGGGTTGAAATTGAAGTGGAAACTCTTGAGCAATTTAAAGTGGCCCTCACGGCCGGGCCAGACATCATCATGCTTGACAACATGACCTACGAGGAGATGACGGAAGCCGTGCGTTTAGCCAATGGACGGGTCAAACTGGAGGCTTCGGGGGGGATTACTGAGGAGACGGTAGTGGCCGTAGCCAAAACTGGGGTAGATTTTATTTCCGTTGGAGCTTTGACTCACACCTATAGCGCGGCCGACATCAGTTTGGATGTGGGTGAGAGTAAAGTTAAATTGTAGCCTGGTCGTCAAAATAAAAAAGAGTACCTTCGTGAAGATACTCTTTAAAGTAATATTTTACTTTGCTGCTAACATCGGGACAAAATCATCGGCACCCCGATAATGACGGCTATAAACCCTGTAGTCAATCTCAGGGAAGATGTTGTTGCGGTTTTCCAAGTCACTTAACCAGCCGGCATCAAGGCGATTTTCCTTGAGGCTATAATAAATTTCCTGCAAATTCCAGAGGTGATCTTTAGTCCGCCTGATAGCGTAATC carries:
- the nadC gene encoding carboxylating nicotinate-nucleotide diphosphorylase, with translation MSLNWRAVRPIIELALAEDIGTGDVTTAATVPAEAKTTAFIHAKSPCVLAGNDVARWVFEYLDPNIQYAERKRDGDFLAPGEVIAELAGSARAILTGERVALNFLQRLSGIATRTARYVELVRPYPAKIVDTRKTTPGLRLLEKYAVTVGGGTNHRFGLYDAVLIKDNHIKMAGGIAEAIAAARKNIPFTMRVEIEVETLEQFKVALTAGPDIIMLDNMTYEEMTEAVRLANGRVKLEASGGITEETVVAVAKTGVDFISVGALTHTYSAADISLDVGESKVKL